A part of Tigriopus californicus strain San Diego chromosome 10, Tcal_SD_v2.1, whole genome shotgun sequence genomic DNA contains:
- the LOC131888634 gene encoding sphingosine kinase 2-like, which translates to MKSETMDEIELESEKPLLVFINPKSGTGRAVTMYNKYLEPLLKDKTIKVDVIMTKYSGHARDFIEKCPDLRKYRGLVSISGDGLIHEIYNGLFNRPDWSQISRMPMGLIPGGSGCALNSSLLRQLGQVRDGSTSLGPEASANNVAVGASLGRTTPLDLLEIELENGDTYVSFLGATIGIVADSDIGSEWLRCLGYLRVYLYVGTRMFFPKNYRVRLSYLPLPRDANGQVCPAPEDTPLALPKFSEKLPPNWVVEEGDFRLLYAINISLLDPVSLFAPESKVGDGIAWIVVVRSSITVRETINWTLNLQDGPIDVEAMEVIPVRAFRIEPLSPSTGILTLDGESVPYGKFQGQVIPKKANLFVS; encoded by the coding sequence ATGAAAAGTGAAACCATGGACGAAATTGAGTTAGAATCTGAGAAACCACTTTTGGTATTCATTAATCCCAAATCGGGAACAGGAAGGGCAGTGACAATGTACAATAAATATCTTGAACCTCTATTGAAAGATAAGACGATCAAAGTGGATGTGATTATGACTAAATATTCCGGACATGCCAGAGacttcattgaaaaatgcCCTGATCTTCGCAAGTACAGAGGTTTGGTATCAATATCGGGGGATGGACTCATTCACGAGATATACAACGGTCTCTTTAATCGGCCCGATTGGTCTCAGATCTCCAGGATGCCCATGGGGCTAATCCCAGGTGGATCTGGATGTGCCCTAAATAGCTCCCTGCTACGACAGCTCGGTCAAGTCAGGGACGGATCGACCAGTTTGGGACCAGAAGCTTCCGCAAATAACGTGGCCGTGGGTGCCAGTTTGGGCAGAACCACGCCATTGGATCTTCTGGAAATCGAATTGGAGAATGGGGACACATATGTGAGCTTCTTGGGGGCCACTATAGGGATCGTTGCTGACTCGGACATTGGGTCAGAGTGGCTTCGCTGTTTAGGATATCTTAGAGTTTATCTGTATGTTGGAACACGAATGTTCTTCCCGAAGAACTATCGAGTGAGGCTCTCGTACCTCCCATTACCAAGAGATGCAAACGGCCAAGTGTGCCCAGCCCCCGAAGATACGCCATTGGCCCTTCCAAAATTTTCCGAGAAACTACCGCCCAATTGGGTGGTGGAGGAGGGAGATTTTCGTCTGCTTTACGCAATCAACATTTCACTTCTCGATCCCGTCTCGCTATTTGCTCCCGAATCGAAAGTTGGCGATGGCATTGCTTGGATTGTGGTCGTGAGAAGTTCTATTACCGTGAGAGAAACAATTAATTGGACATTGAATTTGCAAGATGGGCCCATTGATGTGGAAGCCATGGAAGTAATACCCGTGAGAGCGTTTCGCATTGAGCCGCTTTCCCCTTCCACGGGAATCCTAACGCTAGATGGTGAAAGCGTTCCTTACGGCAAATTCCAAGGACAGGTTATTCCTAAAAAAGCCAACCTCTTCGTGTCTTAA
- the LOC131888630 gene encoding diaminopimelate decarboxylase-like isoform X1 yields MGITVRALSHLVLRQPRPRMDEILKIIAAKGLINDATPSAEIFDLDYFQSRLDSLQAAFPEPFIVNAAALKANSFRGILNRVKAQGFGAECASISETMHAISLGFSPEAVIFDSPCKTKLDLKTALDAGVYINLDNEHEMAIVDELLKDGCSGSKAKLGLRINPVVGGGTIAIISTATKQSKFGLPLIPTTKERILDLYEKYSWLSGIHIHVGSQGVPLELFVKGARVCMDLVKEIESKCKRQLEIIDIGGGLSSTYEEAEEPKSFEYGRYRDNLNQVVPELFSGQYKVITEFGRSLFLKAGFSVTRVDFIKDWVPEIKPIVLTHVGTNQFIRETYLPEVWRHRYLLADPEGNLKSPDQSGSQVYDLAGPMCFQGDYLAKDVELPKIDMGDWLIIQDTGAYTMAMYSRFNSILPSPVYGFTKKNGQMVGYCLKERETIEENMKFWGSEHPQEI; encoded by the exons ATGGGAATAACTGTTAGAGCTCTATCTCATTTAGTACTGCGACAACCACGTCCGAGAATGGACGAAATTCTCAAAATCATTGCTGCCAAGGGCCTCATTAACGATGCAACCCCATCTGCAGAAATCTTTGACTTGGACTACTTCCAAAGTCGCCTGGATTCTTTGCAAGCCGCTTTCCCGGAGCCTTTCATCGTGAATGCGGCTGCCCTCAAGGCCAATTCTTTCCGGGGCATTCTCAATCGGGTTAAAGCCCAAGGCTTTGGGGCGGAATGTGCTTCCATTTCGGAGACCATGCACGCAATCTCTCTGGGATTCAGCCCTGAAGCCGTGATCTTTGACAGTCCTTGCAAAACAAAG CTTGACTTAAAAACCGCATTGGATGCTGGAGTTTACATCAACTTGGACAATGAGCACGAAATGGCTATTGTAGATGAGCTTTTGAAAGATGGGTGCTCCGGCTCCAAGGCCAAGCTGGGGCTCCGAATCAACCCTGTTGTGGGGGGCGGTACGATCGCAATCATATCAACGGCTACAAAGCAATCCAAATTCGGTCTACCGCTCATACCCACCACCAAGGAAAGAATTTTGGACCTTTATGAAAAATATTCGTGGCTATCGGGAATACACATCCATGTTGGAAGCCAAGGAGTACCTTTGGAGCTCTTCGTCAAAGGAGCAAGA GTGTGCATGGACCTAGTCAAGGAAATCGAGTCGAAATGCAAAAGACAACTTGAAATCATTGACATCGGAGGCGGTCTTTCGTCAACTTATGAGGAGGCAGAAGAGCCCAAGTCTTTCGAATATGGAAGATATCGAGATAATCTCAACCAAGTGGTTCCGGAGCTCTTCAGTGGTCAATACAAAGTCATCACGGAATTTGGACGTTCTCTGTTCTTAAAAGCAGGATTCTCTGTGACTCGAGTTGATTTCATCAAAGATTGGGTCCCGGAAATCAAACCTATTGTCCTTACTCATGTGGGAACAAATCAGTTCATCCGAGAAACCTACTTGCCTGAAGTATGGCGACATCGGTATCTATTGGCCGACCCAGAAGGGAATCTAAAGTCTCCGGATCAATCAGGCAGCCAAGTGTACGATTTGGCCGGTCCAATGTGCTTTCAG GGAGATTATTTGGCCAAGGACGTCGAGCTACCCAAAATAGACATGGGCGACTGGCTGATCATTCAAGACACCGGTGCCTATACAATGGCTATGTACTCTCGGTTTAACTCGATCTTGCCCAGCCCTGTGTATGGATTCACaaagaaaaatggccaaatggtGGGTTATTGCTTGAAGGAAAGGGAAACTATCGAGGAAAATATGAAGTTTTGGGGAAGTGAGCACCCTCAAGAAATCTGA
- the LOC131888630 gene encoding diaminopimelate decarboxylase-like isoform X2, translating into MDEILKIIAAKGLINDATPSAEIFDLDYFQSRLDSLQAAFPEPFIVNAAALKANSFRGILNRVKAQGFGAECASISETMHAISLGFSPEAVIFDSPCKTKLDLKTALDAGVYINLDNEHEMAIVDELLKDGCSGSKAKLGLRINPVVGGGTIAIISTATKQSKFGLPLIPTTKERILDLYEKYSWLSGIHIHVGSQGVPLELFVKGARVCMDLVKEIESKCKRQLEIIDIGGGLSSTYEEAEEPKSFEYGRYRDNLNQVVPELFSGQYKVITEFGRSLFLKAGFSVTRVDFIKDWVPEIKPIVLTHVGTNQFIRETYLPEVWRHRYLLADPEGNLKSPDQSGSQVYDLAGPMCFQGDYLAKDVELPKIDMGDWLIIQDTGAYTMAMYSRFNSILPSPVYGFTKKNGQMVGYCLKERETIEENMKFWGSEHPQEI; encoded by the exons ATGGACGAAATTCTCAAAATCATTGCTGCCAAGGGCCTCATTAACGATGCAACCCCATCTGCAGAAATCTTTGACTTGGACTACTTCCAAAGTCGCCTGGATTCTTTGCAAGCCGCTTTCCCGGAGCCTTTCATCGTGAATGCGGCTGCCCTCAAGGCCAATTCTTTCCGGGGCATTCTCAATCGGGTTAAAGCCCAAGGCTTTGGGGCGGAATGTGCTTCCATTTCGGAGACCATGCACGCAATCTCTCTGGGATTCAGCCCTGAAGCCGTGATCTTTGACAGTCCTTGCAAAACAAAG CTTGACTTAAAAACCGCATTGGATGCTGGAGTTTACATCAACTTGGACAATGAGCACGAAATGGCTATTGTAGATGAGCTTTTGAAAGATGGGTGCTCCGGCTCCAAGGCCAAGCTGGGGCTCCGAATCAACCCTGTTGTGGGGGGCGGTACGATCGCAATCATATCAACGGCTACAAAGCAATCCAAATTCGGTCTACCGCTCATACCCACCACCAAGGAAAGAATTTTGGACCTTTATGAAAAATATTCGTGGCTATCGGGAATACACATCCATGTTGGAAGCCAAGGAGTACCTTTGGAGCTCTTCGTCAAAGGAGCAAGA GTGTGCATGGACCTAGTCAAGGAAATCGAGTCGAAATGCAAAAGACAACTTGAAATCATTGACATCGGAGGCGGTCTTTCGTCAACTTATGAGGAGGCAGAAGAGCCCAAGTCTTTCGAATATGGAAGATATCGAGATAATCTCAACCAAGTGGTTCCGGAGCTCTTCAGTGGTCAATACAAAGTCATCACGGAATTTGGACGTTCTCTGTTCTTAAAAGCAGGATTCTCTGTGACTCGAGTTGATTTCATCAAAGATTGGGTCCCGGAAATCAAACCTATTGTCCTTACTCATGTGGGAACAAATCAGTTCATCCGAGAAACCTACTTGCCTGAAGTATGGCGACATCGGTATCTATTGGCCGACCCAGAAGGGAATCTAAAGTCTCCGGATCAATCAGGCAGCCAAGTGTACGATTTGGCCGGTCCAATGTGCTTTCAG GGAGATTATTTGGCCAAGGACGTCGAGCTACCCAAAATAGACATGGGCGACTGGCTGATCATTCAAGACACCGGTGCCTATACAATGGCTATGTACTCTCGGTTTAACTCGATCTTGCCCAGCCCTGTGTATGGATTCACaaagaaaaatggccaaatggtGGGTTATTGCTTGAAGGAAAGGGAAACTATCGAGGAAAATATGAAGTTTTGGGGAAGTGAGCACCCTCAAGAAATCTGA
- the LOC131888632 gene encoding diaminopimelate decarboxylase-like, with translation MSFLMETILQQIAQNDLINDEVSCLDVIDFETVKKRILDYDEAFPEEFISNAYCVKVNPFVGVLNHVLSMGMGAECGSWQEVFLALKTGFKPEDIFYYSPVRTKSEFKQALESGVNINLDNWQDLAHVDEQADLNGIPKSYIGLRINPIIGFGTIVSTSTATKASKFGIPITEDICHIYQKYSWLNSIHLHVGSQGIPVINMVEATRKLMDLVMKIEAQTGKKLLAINIGGGLSSSYDTDQEPPEMSFATYRKALEKSVPELLSGDRKIITEFGRCLILKAGFSLTRIEAIKSWFPDINPILLTHFGANQFPWEVYMPGVYRHRFSLAKPNGQLQFGDQEIYDIAGPLCFQGDYLAREIALPKANPGDWLIVRDTGAYTKSMFGRFHSTRSGPVYAVTKSSTNHEVIVLTCIKSPENSEEVIKFWETPEIEGLRAGFVAAGQK, from the exons ATGTCCTTCCTCATGGAGActattttgcaacaaattgcCCAAAATGATCTCATCAATGATGAAGTGTCTTGTTTGGATGTGATTGACTTTGAGACAGTGAAGAAACGAATCCTCGATTACGATGAAGCCTTTCCCGAAGAATTCATTTCGAATGCTTATTGCGTGAAAGTTAATCCTTTCGTTGGTGTCTTGAACCATGTTCTTTCAATGGGAATGGGAGCTGAATGTGGCTCCTGGCAAGAAGTGTTCTTGGCATTGAAAACCGGATTTAAGCCCGAAGACATCTTTTACTATTCCCCCGTCCGAACCAAG AGTGAATTTAAACAAGCCTTGGAATCGGGGGTCAACATAAATTTGGACAACTGGCAAGACTTGGCACATGTGGATGAGCAAGCCGATTTAAATGGGATCCCAAAATCATATATCGGATTGAGAATAAATCCAATCATTGGCTTTGGAACCATAGTCAGTACATCTACAGCTACAAAAGCCTCAAAATTTGGTATTCCTATTACAGAGGATATTTGCCACATCTACCAGAAATACTCATGGCTGAATTCGATCCATTTGCACGTTGGAAGCCAAGGTATTCCAGTTATCAACATGGTTGAAGCTACTCGG AAACTCATGGACTTGGTTATGAAGATCGAAGCCCAGACAGGAAAGAAACTACTGGCCATAAACATCGGTGGAGGATTGTCCAGTTCATACGATACTGACCAAGAGCCACCCGAAATGAGTTTTGCCACCTACCGCAAGGCCTTGGAAAAATCCGTCCCAGAATTGTTGAGTGGAGATCGCAAGATTATCACTGAATTTGGTCGTTGCCTCATTTTGAAAGCAGGCTTCTCTCTCACTCGGATAGAGGCCATAAAATCGTGGTTTCCTGATATCAATCCGATTCTTCTTACCCATTTTGGTGCCAATCAGTTCCCGTGGGAGGTTTATATGCCTGGTGTCTACCGGCATCGCTTTTCCTTGGCAAaacccaatggacaacttCAATTTGGTGATCAAGAAATTTATGACATTGCTGGGCCTCTCTGCTTTCAG GGAGATTATTTGGCTAGGGAAATTGCCCTGCCCAAAGCGAATCCTGGAGATTGGCTGATTGTCCGCGACACCGGTGCTTATACCAAGAGCATGTTTGGCAGATTCCATTCCACAAGGTCTGGTCCGGTATACGCGGTAACAAaatcctccaccaaccatgaAGTTATTGTTTTGACGTGCATTAAGTCCCCAGAAAATTCCGAAGAAgtcatcaaattttgggagaCGCCAGAGATCGAGGGACTTCGTGCTGGTTTTGTTGCAGCCGGACAAAAATAA